A region of Planktomarina temperata RCA23 DNA encodes the following proteins:
- a CDS encoding c-type cytochrome → MFDTMTLTKIAAALCSALLVFVLGGWIADKIYSPAHHGEYHGVAWIETDSGEEDDEAEAEDGPMLEDLLASADLEKGAKVFKKCAACHKLEAGANGVGPHLYAVVDRAVGSVDGFGYSGSLVAVAETWSPENLDGFLTKPSKYAPGTKMSFNGLSKPEDRANLIAYLETISD, encoded by the coding sequence ATGTTTGACACGATGACTTTGACCAAAATTGCAGCCGCCCTCTGTTCGGCTCTGCTTGTTTTTGTTCTTGGCGGCTGGATTGCTGACAAAATTTATAGCCCTGCGCACCATGGGGAATACCATGGCGTTGCTTGGATCGAAACCGATAGCGGTGAAGAAGACGACGAGGCGGAGGCCGAAGACGGCCCTATGTTGGAAGACCTCCTGGCCTCAGCTGACCTTGAGAAAGGCGCGAAAGTGTTCAAGAAATGCGCCGCTTGCCATAAATTGGAAGCGGGCGCCAATGGTGTTGGGCCGCATCTTTACGCAGTTGTTGATCGGGCCGTGGGTTCGGTTGACGGCTTTGGCTACTCCGGCAGCCTTGTGGCCGTGGCCGAGACTTGGAGCCCTGAGAACCTTGATGGTTTCCTGACCAAGCCCTCCAAATACGCGCCAGGCACAAAGATGAGTTTCAATGGCTTGTCCAAGCCCGAAGATCGCGCGAATTTAATCGCCTATCTTGAGACCATCAGCGACTAA